The following nucleotide sequence is from bacterium.
TACGACGATCAGAGCAAGCCCCCGACCTCGGCAGAGCTGACCGACAAACTGATCACCCAGGACAAAGTGAACTTCGTGCTGGGCCCGTACGGAAGCCCCGTGACCTTCGCGGACGCCGCGATCGCCGAGAAGTACAAATCGCCCATGGTGGAGGCGAACGGCGCCGCCCGCCGGATCTTCCAGCAAGGGTACAAGTACGTCTTCGGGATCACCAGCCCCGCCGACGATTACGCGGCGGCGATGCTCAAGGCGGCCACCTCGCTCAAGCCCAGGCCCGAGACGGTTGCGATCCTGTCGGCGGACGATTTGTTCTCGCTCGAGGTCGCCAACGGGGCCAAGGATTGGGCGGAGCACAACGGCCTAAAGGTCGTCTACTTCCAAAAGTATCCCTCGAACGCTCCGGATCTCAGCGCTCCGCTCACTAGCATCAAGTCACTCCATCCAGACGTGCTGATCGGGTCGGGCCACCTGCAGGAGAGCCTGGTCGCGATGAAGCAGGCCCAGACCCTCGCCGTGAACGTCAAGTTCTTTGGGTTTACCGTGGGGCCGAC
It contains:
- a CDS encoding amino acid ABC transporter substrate-binding protein, which encodes YDDQSKPPTSAELTDKLITQDKVNFVLGPYGSPVTFADAAIAEKYKSPMVEANGAARRIFQQGYKYVFGITSPADDYAAAMLKAATSLKPRPETVAILSADDLFSLEVANGAKDWAEHNGLKVVYFQKYPSNAPDLSAPLTSIKSLHPDVLIGSGHLQESLVAMKQAQTLAVNVKFFGFTVGPTTPDFVKSLGPAAEYVFASSQWTQDVKYAGPLFGSTQDFAKLFQIRYGYIPDYHAAQSAAGGLTLQLAIEKAGSLDPQKVRDTLASLDVMTFYGRIKFNADGLNVYKPMVTVQIQHGQVMTIWPADVASAKAIYPTPLWTARQ